Below is a genomic region from Spongiibacter nanhainus.
CTTTCCAAAGCCTTTGGGCCGGATGTCAGCCCCACCGGCGTGGAATAACGTGTAACACCGCAAGGACCCAGGATCGTGCCCCAACTCGACGGATCAGTTTTCGACCAGCTTCACAGTCTTGCCCAGTCAAGCCGCAACCAGTCCCTGGCTGGGCGCTTTGCCGACGACCCCGAGCGCGCCGCGCGCTACAGCGCTCAGGTAGGCCCTCTGTATGTCGACTACGCCAAGCACCACCTCGACCCCACAATACTGTCGACTCTGCTGACACTGGCAGAGCAAGCGGAGCTCCCGGCGCGGTTTGCTGACATGGCGACCGGTGCGCTTCTCAACAACACCGAGGAGCGGCCAGTCAACTACCCCCAGCTGCGCCGACAGGGCGCAGAGGGTGACGGCAATGGCGATATTGGCGCCATGTTCGGCACCATGGAGCGGCTGGTAACCGCTGTGCGTACCGCCCAGTGGCGCGGTCCCAGCGGCAAGCCCTATCGCCATGTGGTGAATATCGGTATCGGCGGCTCCGACTTTGGACCTCGCCTGCTTTGCGACGCCCTGCCTACCTCAGCCACTGGCGGCGACCTCACCAGCCATTTTGTCGCCAATATCGACCCAGATTGCATAGAGCGGGTTTTATCTGAGCTGCCGTTGGACCAGACGCTGTTTATTGTGGCGTCGAAATCCTTTTCTACTCAGGAGACCCAGTACAACGCCCAGCACGCCATGGCCGCGCTAAAGCAATTACGCGGCACTGATTCGGTAGCCGATCAATTTATCGCCGTCACCGCCAAGCCCAGCGCGGCGGCGGCACTGGGGATTCCAGAGGCTCAGATAGTCGCTGTACCAGACTGGGTCGGCGGGCGCTTTTCACTGTGGTCAGGCTTTGGCATTGCCATTGCGCTGAGCAAAGGCATGGCGGTGTTTC
It encodes:
- the pgi gene encoding glucose-6-phosphate isomerase; amino-acid sequence: MPQLDGSVFDQLHSLAQSSRNQSLAGRFADDPERAARYSAQVGPLYVDYAKHHLDPTILSTLLTLAEQAELPARFADMATGALLNNTEERPVNYPQLRRQGAEGDGNGDIGAMFGTMERLVTAVRTAQWRGPSGKPYRHVVNIGIGGSDFGPRLLCDALPTSATGGDLTSHFVANIDPDCIERVLSELPLDQTLFIVASKSFSTQETQYNAQHAMAALKQLRGTDSVADQFIAVTAKPSAAAALGIPEAQIVAVPDWVGGRFSLWSGFGIAIALSKGMAVFRQVLQGGALVDDHVASTPLKDNIPALLGLLDVWYRNGWDCSSQVVLPYSHRLALLPTYLQQLFMESAGKSVAADGTPLAVASGNVLWGSEGTNGQHSFHQLLHQGSDMIPADFIASVTPPAGGEAGHAALLANCFAQSLVLMEGQDPSALAEKLCDEGLEPEAAMQLARHKAMPGNRPSTTILLENQGPQALGALIALYEYRLLTASFIWGLNPFDQWGVELGKQVGKQLLSAIDSGDLPQNLDSSTRNLMEKMKAGR